In one Juglans regia cultivar Chandler chromosome 11, Walnut 2.0, whole genome shotgun sequence genomic region, the following are encoded:
- the LOC109017389 gene encoding uncharacterized protein LOC109017389, which translates to MGLGVIIRDSIGRVQAVVTGPKDHISSTAQAESVALLRAMNLCTELGFNQVCFEGYAKAIVDAVNSKGEDNSWIGQMIEDMELLTRRNQAWSPRFVQRTANRVAHMAAKLAGWL; encoded by the coding sequence ATGGGTTTGGGTGTTATCATCAGAGATTCAATCGGCAGGGTACAAGCAGTGGTGACAGGCCCAAAGGATCATATCTCCTCAACTGCCCAGGCTGAAAGTGTTGCTCTTCTTAGAGCTATGAATCTTTGCACAGAGCTTGGCTTCAACCAAGTTTGTTTTGAAGGGTATGCTAAGGCAATAGTGGATGCAGTAAACTCCAAAGGTGAAGACAACTCGTGGATTGGCCAAATGATAGAGGATATGGAACTGTTAACGAGAAGGAATCAAGCTTGGAGTCCGAGGTTTGTTCAAAGGACAGCAAACAGAGTTGCTCATATGGCTGCCAAATTAGCGGGATGGCTGTGA